From a single Silene latifolia isolate original U9 population chromosome 6, ASM4854445v1, whole genome shotgun sequence genomic region:
- the LOC141658475 gene encoding protein transport Sec1a-like has protein sequence MSVSDSEGSARGRSNEYKNFRMIGRDRLLYEMLKSTSADSKAWKVLIMDKVTVKVMSSSCQMADITDQGISLVEDLFRRRQPMPSMDAVYFIQPSKENLVMFMSDMSGREPLYKKAFVFFSVPVPKELINHLKSDMSLVPRIGALREMNLEYFPLDSQVFVTDHEMALEELYGETAQNARKFDACLNLMATRIATVFASLKELPYVRYRAAKDPDTAPPHELVPSKLANSVWNCLTKYKTTIPNFPQKETCELLILDRSVDQIAPVIHEWTYDAMCHDLLEVDGKKLIIEVTDKATGQPERKEIILDDTDPVWLEIRHLHIAEASERLHEKMTNFTSKNKAAQLSQASRDGAELSTRDLQKMVQALPQYTEQMQRLSLHVEIAGKINKLIREMGLRDLGQLEQDIVFGDAATKEVITYLRANQDASVENKLRLLMIYASVHPDKFEGDKATKIMQLAKLSTEDMKSVKNMRLLAGSPDAKKKSSGNFSLTFDGKRKKISVRKDKTNAEEESWALSKFYPMLEDLIEEVNKGELSKDDYQYINEPSSNTNHHSRSQSTSSTPTTTATTGPRSVRSRRTATWARPHHSDDGSGDSVLRHAANMMGSRIFIFVIGGATRSEIRVCYKLTSKLRREVVLGATSIDDPPQYITKLKMFQEKGLSMDGLRI, from the exons ATGTCGGTTTCCGATTCGGAGGGTTCTGCTCGCGGACGCTCCAATGAGTACAAGAATTTTCGCATGATTGGCCGTGATA GACTGTTATATGAGATGCTGAAATCAACTTCAGCTGATTCAAAAGCATGGAAG GTACTAATTATGGACAAGGTCACTGTAAAAGTCATGTCCTCGTCATGCCAGATGGCAGATATCACCGATCAGGGGATTTCTC TGGTGGAAGATCTGTTCAGGAGAAGACAACCAATGCCATCAATGGATGCCGTTTACTTCATTCAGCCATCAAAAGAGAA CCTCGTAATGTTCATGTCCGATATGTCAGGAAGAGAACCGCTGTACAAAAA AGCATTTGTGTTTTTCAGTGTACCAGTGCCaaaggaattaatcaatcatttaaAAAGCGATATGAGCTTGGTACCTCGTATAGGCGCATTAAGAGAG ATGAATCTGGAGTACTTTCCCTTGGACAGCCAG GTGTTTGTTACTGATCATGAAATGGCTTTAGAAGAACTTTATGGGGAAACTGCACAAAATGCTCGGAAATTCGATGCTTGTTTGAATCTAATGGCTACCCGAATTGCCACAGTCTTTGCTTCACTCAAG GAACTACCCTATGTGCGATACCGAGCTGCTAAGGATCCTGACACAGCACCTCCTCATGAATTAGTCCCATCAAAACTTGCTAACTCAGTTTGGAACTGTCTgacaaaatacaaaacaacgatTCCCAATTTTCCGCAGAAGGAAACATGTGAACTGCTTATATTAGACAGATCTGTTGATCAG ATTGCGCCTGTGATACACGAGTGGACTTATGATGCCATGTGTCATGACTTACTGGAGGTGGATGGAAAGAAATTGATCATAGAG GTGACTGACAAAGCAACTGGTCAAccagagagaaaggaaattatTTTGGATGATACTGATCCTGTATGGCTAGAGATCCGTCACTTACATATAGCAGAA GCTAGTGAACGGCTTCATGAAAAAATGACCAACTTTACATCGAAGAATAAAGCTGCGCAGCTGAGTCAAGCCTCAAG GGATGGAGCTGAACTTTCTACTAGGGACTTGCAAAAGATGGTTCAAGCTTTACCACAGTACACGGAACAGATGCAGAGGCTTTCTTTGCACGTAGAG ATTGCTGGAAAAATCAACAAGCTAATACGGGAGATGGGGCTCCGGGACCTTGGACAGTTGGAGCAGGATATCGTCTTTGGAGATGCAGCAACAAAGGAGGTCATCACCTATTTGAGGGCAAATCAG GATGCTTCTGTTGAGAATAAATTGCGCCTGCTAATGATTTATGCCTCAGTGCACCCCGATAAGTTTGAAGGAGACAAGGCCACAAAAATAATGCAG TTAGCTAAATTGTCAACTGAGGACATGAAGTCGGTGAAAAACATGAGACTCCTTGCAGGATCGCCGGATGCTAAAAAGAAATCAAGCGGAAATTTCTCGCTAACTTTTGATGGAAAAAGG AAGAAAATCTCTGTAAGAAAAGATAAAACGAATGCTGAGGAGGAATCATGGGCATTGTCCAAATTTTACCCTATGCTTGAG GATTTGATAGAAGAAGTTAACAAAGGCGAGTTGTCAAAAGACGACTATCAGTACATAAACGAACCAAGTTCAAACACCAATCACCATAGTCGAAGTCAGAGTACGTCAAGTACCCCGACTACAACTGCAACAACTGGCCCTCGTTCAGTACGATCAAGAAGGACAGCAACATGGGCACGTCCTCATCATTCTGATGACGGAAGCGG TGACTCGGTACTGAGGCATGCCGCCAATATGATGGGATCacgtattttcatatttgtcATCGGAGGGGCTACTAGATCTGAG ATCCGAGTTTGTTACAAGCTCACATCGAAACTTAGGAGGGAGGTCGTACTTGGTGCTACTAGTATAGATGATCCTCCTCAGTATATCACT AAACTGAAGATGTTTCAAGAGAAAGGTCTCTCAATGGATGGCCTTAGGATCTGA
- the LOC141586003 gene encoding uncharacterized protein LOC141586003 translates to MDPLLPIILLSTILAAIIAFLIFGNYYKKQKSEVESLAKAEPVNDGNHAKKTTKSGNVSKKSQSKHHSHAADKEHNKKHHPLDLNTLKGHGDSVGGVCFSADGRSLATACADGVVRIFKLDDVSNKSFKFLRINLPAGNQPVDVAFVDDASSIVVATQALTGSSLYMYGEDKAKPSDGSKQKLPLPEIKWQHHKVHDKHEILSLFSTVASFGSADGSTIVASCSEATEITLWHGKTGKSLGTVDTNQLKNHMASLSPNGRFMAAAAFTADVKIWEIIYSKDGSVKEIIKAMQLKGHKSAVTCLCFSSNSEQIITASKDGTMKVWNINVRYHMDEDPKILKGYPIPLQDSKGATLHYDHLSLSPDGKILAATHGPTLQWLCPETGKVLDTDEKAHDGDITCITWAPRTLSTGNSESLILATSGVDKKVKLWLAPLSHPA, encoded by the exons atggATCCATTACTTCCGATCATACTCCTATCAACAATTCTTGCCGCAATCATCGCATTTCTGATCTTCGGCAATTACTACAAGAAGCAAAAATCCGAGGTTGAATCTCTTGCGAAAGCGGAGCCTGTTAATGACGGTAATCACGCGAAAAAAACTACGAAATCTGGTAATGTTTCCAAGAAATCTCAATCGAAGCATCATTCTCATGCTGCTGATAAG GAACATAACAAGAAACATCATCCTTTGGATCTTAATACGTTGAAAGGTCACGGTGATTCTGTTGGCGGAGTTTGTTTTTCGGCTGACGGTCGGAGTTTGGCTACAG CCTGTGCTGATGGTGTAGTCCGTATCTTTAAACTGGATGATGTTTCCAACAAAAGTTTCAA GTTTTTGCGTATAAACCTGCCTGCTGGAAACCAGCCAGTAGATGTTGCATTTGTAGATGATGCGTCTTCAATTGTAGTGGCTACTCAGGCTCTTACTGGTTCATCACTGTACATGTATGGAGAAGACAAGGCTAAACCTTCTGATGGAAGTAAACAGAAGCTTCCTCTTCCCGAAATTAAGTGGCAACATCATAAAGTGCATGATAAACATGAAATTTTAAGTCTATTCTCGACTGTTGCAAGTTTTGGCAGTGCTGATGGAAGTACCATTGTAGCCTCTTGTTCGGAAG CAACTGAAATTACACTTTGGCATGGAAAAACCGGAAAATCATTGGGTACGGTTGACACCAATCAGCTGAAGAACCATATGGCTTCCTTATCTCCTAATGGTCGTTTTATGGCTGCTGCTGCATTTACTGCTGACGTGAAG ATATGGGAGATCATATACTCAAAGGATGGTTCTGTCAAAGAAATCATAAAAGCTATGCAGCTGAAGGGGCACAAG AGTGCAGTAACTTGTTTATGTTTCTCTTCAAACTCTGAGCAAATTATAACGGCATCTAAGGACGGAACCATGAAAGTATGGAATATTAATG TTCGTTACCACATGGATGAAGACCCCAAGATTCTGAAAGGATATCCAATTCCTCTTCAGGATTCAAAGGGTGCCACTTTGCATTATGATCATCTCAGTTTATCTCCCGATGGAAAAATACTGGCCGCCACTCACGGTCCCACATTGCAGTGGCTATGTCCTGAAACTGGGAAAGTGTTGGACACCGATGAAAAGGCACATGACG GAGACATAACTTGCATCACTTGGGCACCAAGGACGCTTTCTACTG GAAACTCGGAATCCTTGATCTTAGCAACATCAGGTGTCGACAAGAAAGTCAAATTATGGCTGGCACCTCTTTCTCATCCAGCGTGA
- the LOC141586004 gene encoding AT-hook motif nuclear-localized protein 7-like, with protein MESKENMSLGVTVIGAEAPSNYHVAQRSEPPHSQTALALPAGGVTPVSVDMAGSMEKKKRGRPRKYGPDGNAQRPYSPMPVSASAPPAIGGYSSGKRGRGRGASEAKDQQRFQMATMGDEFGRSDGANFTPHVITVDAGEDVTAKIVSFCQQGPRAICILSANGMVASATLRQSDSSGGTLTYEGRFEIVNLCGSFTPTEREGTRYREGGLSVSLSSPNGQVVGGCVDGLLIAASPIQIIVGSFLPSMPPEVKPKKPKAQLPSAPTPFTITSALPPPANVDKESCNGQGHNTPVPPMQNLTSPPPFRRENWQNTHSMQERRTSTTDINISLPGGMQ; from the exons ATGGAGTCGAAAGAGAATATGTCGTTAGGAGTGACGGTCATAGGAGCGGAAGCTCCATCAAATTATCATGTAGCACAACGGAGTGAACCCCCGCATTCCCAGACAGCATTAGCTTTGCCAGCTGGAGGTGTAACCCCGGTTAGTGTTGACATGGCGGGGTCCATGGAGAAAAAGAAGCGGGGTAGGCCCCGGAAATATGGTCCAGATGGGAATGCGCAAAGGCCGTATTCACCAATGCCGGTTTCAGCATCAGCTCCACCGGCTATAGGTGGTTATTCAAGTGGGAAGCGAGGTAGAGGGAGAGGTGCTTCAGAGGCCAAAGACCAGCAGAGATTTCAGATGGCTACTATGG GTGATGAGTTTGGACGTTCTGACGGAGCTAACTTCACTCCACATGTAATAACAGTTGATGCTGGCGAG GATGTTACAGCAAAAATCGTATCTTTTTGTCAACAAGGACCACGTGCAATTTGCATTCTTTCAGCTAATGGAATGGTCGCCAGTGCTACACTTCGTCAGTCCGACTCTTCTGGCGGTACATTGACTTATGAG GGACGCTTTGAAATAGTAAACTTGTGTGGGTCTTTTACTCCTACCGAGAGGGAAGGTACAAGATACAGAGAAGGTGGCTTAAGCGTGTCTTTGTCGAGTCCAAATGGTCAAGTTGTTGGTGGATGTGTTGATGGTTTGCTGATTGCTGCAAGTCCTATTCAG ATAATTGTGGGGAGTTTCTTACCGAGTATGCCACCTGAGGTTAAGCCAAAGAAGCCTAAAGCTCAACTACCGTCTGCTCCTACTCCTTTCACCATAACATCTGCTCTGCCTCCACCTGCAAACGTTGATAAAGAATCATGCAACGGCCAGGGGCATAATACTCCGGTTCCTCCAATGCAGAATCTCACTTCACCACCACCATTCCGTAGAGAAAACTGGCAAAACACACATTCTATGCAAGAACGAAGGACATCAACCACCGATATTAATATATCCCTACCCGGAGG GATGCAGTAG
- the LOC141586005 gene encoding uncharacterized protein LOC141586005, whose protein sequence is MSHHQPSPPPYLPLPSFLCHPHSFTHTHYTTQPPQNTHTPNSLHTHTHTNTNTNTKNPTKHTNTFLISLSNLMNPNKLEHDPFPQSHPHPHPHPQTLISPQNDTVSKINPLPHISSQFYTFNKDSHTLMLTCLSQNRLATPDEIRTVTSPDVLKSWRSVWKDRNEDTAYLTAWKRIQDKLQTSVDGNGFRYLCFKNNLSQFISHINQWQDIIISAHCNNNDNGFFSSQGDRARHLGIRETIDGIKRVWTVGAKFYGIPESFIRVCIGSCRVCAGVGEGGGEREGVCRRGKRRRFEYTESIEVEAKDVANRLQMLAKKYKVVLCIRQKYIRYKPFMAEVKDYACHRAGEPVNSGSGSGSGSGSGKKKVLKREPYASKRCGCGFRIRAIVPIKDYNEKDKSFVYEEEGVAVFKMYAVHSGHEPGPLDGNARIMHRVVGHNGVFLSDQEEYGVDEEEMEGDGDGDGEGDCDDGDFRRSVMQQVHELKSVVGSLESRVMKLPLDVLESVSQDLCDIVNKIRLLGDETTKSDLLNCDKPLSDDMLVGDVELPHWNDPHDDRLYGDGKDTDLIDEEDDSFTRSLHDVVPWGSLRAHCRSAKDLISGSCKDDKWLVSSEFDEKSILNCGEVKLSKPMRHDSLDEDVGLVNLQVDSFYQENPKWYDSPCGLDSGTDCGDSEFRHGEIV, encoded by the coding sequence ATGTCCCACCACCAACCTTCTCCCCCTCCCTACCTTCCCCTCCCCTCTTTCTTATGTCACCCCCACTCTTTCACCCATACACATTACACAACACAACCTCctcaaaacacacacacaccTAACTCCCTTCACACCCACAcccacaccaacaccaacaccaacaccaaaaaTCCCACCAAACACACAAACACTTTCCTCATTTCCCTCTCAAACTTAATGAATCCAAATAAACTTGAACATGATCCATTCCCCCAATCCCATCCCCACCCTCACCCTCACcctcaaaccctaatctcccctCAAAACGACACCGTTTCAAAAATCAATCCACTCCCACACATCTCCTCCCAATTCTACACCTTCAACAAAGACTCCCACACACTAATGCTCACCTGCCTCTCCCAAAACCGGCTCGCAACCCCTGACGAAATCCGAACCGTGACGTCACCTGACGTTTTAAAATCATGGCGGTCCGTTTGGAAAGACCGGAACGAAGATACCGCGTATTTAACCGCTTGGAAACGGATTCAagataaactccaaacttccgtTGACGGTAACGGTTTCCGTTATCTTTGTTTTAAGAATAATTTAAGTCAGTTTATTTCGCATATTAATCAATGGCAAGATATCATTATCTCAGCACAttgtaataataatgataacggTTTTTTCAGTAGTCAGGGTGATAGAGCGAGGCATTTAGGGATTAGGGAAACGATTGATGGGATTAAGCGGGTTTGGACGGTTGGGGCGAAGTTTTATGGGATACCCGAGAGTTTTATTAGGGTTTGTATTGGGTCGTGTCGGGTTTGTGCTGGGGTTGGGGAAGGGGGAGGGGAACGGGAGGGGGTGTGTAGGAGggggaagaggaggaggtttGAGTATACGGAATCGATAGAGGTGGAAGCGAAGGATGTTGCaaataggttgcaaatgttggCTAAGAAGTATAAAGTTGTGTTGTGTATTAGGCAGAAGTATATTAGGTATAAGCCGTTTATGGCGGAGGTTAAGGATTATGCTTGTCATAGGGCCGGGGAGCCGGTTAATAGTGGGAGTGGGAGTGGGAGTGGGAGTGGGAGTGGGAAGAAGAAGGTTTTGAAGAGGGAACCGTATGCGTCTAAGAGATGTGGGTGCGGGTTTAGGATTAGGGCGATTGTGCCTATTAAGGATTATAATGAGAAGGATAAGAGTTTTGTTTATGAGGAGGAAGGTGTAGCGGTTTTTAAAATGTATGCTGTGCATTCGGGGCATGAGCCTGGTCCGTTGGATGGGAATGCTAGGATTATGCATCGGGTTGTTGGGCATAATGGGGTGTTTTTGAGTGATCAGGAGGAGTATGGGGTGGATGAGGAGGAAATGGAGGGGGACGGGGACGGGGACGGGGAGGGGGATTGTGATGATGGGGATTTTCGTCGTTCTGTGATGCAGCAGGTTCATGAGTTGAAGTCGGTTGTTGGGTCGCTTGAGAGTAGGGTTATGAAGCTGCCTTTGGATGTGTTGGAGTCGGTTTCTCAAGATTTGTGTGATATTGTGAATAAGATTAGGTTGTTAGGTGATGAGACTACTAAGTCGGATTTGTTGAATTGTGATAAGCCGCTTTCTGATGATATGTTGGTTGGGGATGTGGAGTTGCCTCACTGGAATGACCCGCATGATGACCGATTATATGGGGATGGGAAGGATACTGATTTGATTGACGAGGAAGATGACAGCTTTACCCGTTCGTTGCATGATGTTGTACCTTGGGGATCATTGAGGGCGCATTGTAGAAGTGCAAAAGATCTGATTAGCGGAAGTTGTAAAGATGATAAGTGGTTAGTTAGCAGCGAGTTTGACGAGAAGAGCATTCTTAACTGCGGTGAAGTAAAGCTGAGTAAGCCTATGAGGCATGACAGTTTAGATGAAGATGTAGGTCTCGTTAACCTTCAAGTAGATAGTTTCTATCAAGAGAATCCGAAATGGTATGATTCTCCTTGTGGCTTGGACTCGGGTACAGATTGCGGGGATAGTGAATTCCGACATGGGGAGATTGTGTAG
- the LOC141586006 gene encoding LOB domain-containing protein 19, with amino-acid sequence MSNNIHHHWQNNNINNINNNENISNSNSNSNNSSNNNNSNNINNNNNGPCGACKYLRRKCVRGCVFAPYFDSDQGTAHFAAVHKVFGASNASKLLLRIPVHKRLDAVVTLCYEALSRVRDPVYGCVSHIFSLQQQVLNMQAELAFVQARLSTLQRAPPPYPMLMDDHASPEVLLDQISSCSTATTTSTTATSIPFFDNMLHSQLVTSSTIPPTTEMAAFYNTADQQYDDMLLEDGDLQTLTREFVSKYLPGVKFKSEPN; translated from the exons ATGAGTAACAACATTCATCATCATTGGCAAAACAACAacattaataatattaacaaTAACGAAAAtattagtaatagtaatagtaatagtaataatagtagtaataataataatagtaataatattaataataataataatggaccGTGTGGAGCATGCAAGTATCTAAGGAGAAAATGCGTAAGAGGTTGTGTATTTGCACCATATTTTGACTCGGACCAAGGAACGGCTCACTTTGCAGCGGTTCATAAGGTGTTTGGTGCTAGCAATGCGTCTAAACTCCTCCTTCGTATTCCGGTTCATAAGCGGCTCGACGCGGTTGTCACTCTTTGCTATGAAGCCTTGTCTAGGGTTCGTGATCCTGTTTATGGTTGTGTCTCTCACATTTTCTCCCTTCAACAACAG GTACTTAACATGCAGGCAGAACTAGCCTTCGTCCAAGCCAGGCTTTCGACCTTACAACGCGCACCACCACCGTACCCAATGCTAATGGACGATCACGCTTCCCCGGAAGTCTTACTAGATCAAATCTCGTCATGTTCTACAGCCACGACCACTTCTACCACGGCCACTTCTATACCATTTTTCGACAATATGTTACATTCTCAACTAGTAACATCATCAACAATACCACCAACTACTGAAATGGCCGCTTTTTACAACACGGCCGATCAACAATACGATGATATGTTGTTAGAGGACGGTGATCTTCAGACGCTGACTCGTGAATTCGTGTCTAAGTACCTGCCCGGGGTTAAGTTCAAGTCCGAGCCTAACTAA